The following are from one region of the Trichoderma breve strain T069 chromosome 5, whole genome shotgun sequence genome:
- a CDS encoding stress responsive a/B barrel domain-containing protein, producing MGVTHTVLFQFKAELSADDVKAAFARFLALKNTCIHATTGERYIISLKGGKDNSPENMQGGLTHGVVAEFASAEDRDYYITTDPVHQEFMKFIGGLLEKAVVVDFADGVY from the exons ATGGGCGTAACTCACACCGTTCTCTTCCAGTTCAAGGCTGAATTATCGGCCGACGATGTCAAAGCA GCTTTCGCGCGATTTCTTGCGCTGAAAAATACTTGTATTCATGCAACCACCGGAGAGAGATACATCATTTCGTTGAAGGGCGGGAAGGACAACTCTCCCGAAAATATGCAG GGTGGACTCACTCATGGTGTTGTCGCTGAATTCGCCTCGGCTGAGGATAGAGACTATTACATTACGACGGATCCGGTTCATCAGGAGTTTATGAAGTTTATTGGGGGTTTACTTGAGaaggctgttgttgttgatttCGCTGATGGGGTGTATTAG